In a genomic window of Styela clava chromosome 7, kaStyClav1.hap1.2, whole genome shotgun sequence:
- the LOC120327522 gene encoding patatin-like phospholipase domain-containing protein 7 isoform X4 produces the protein MTAMDYKSLQYVSFLREKIEDYIMAAELNNMSLWVMVTATIAVIAITILHFLYRRIKIPDIRIPELEENRQLRFRKRDKVRFFATKVLRKGKDAASRLQRQASAIKEGVSIPEYSRSGRRLRKRERMLILAKKQSHIRNSLPTCDQMKWGRFHPLIFSSLMFHVKQDPPKLLKKELPTSMLEPDILNEEQKPDLPEEVMYLLQSVKVFGHFEKGIFLQLCRHMEILKVEKDKYLFRIGDPDEYMYVIQDGQINLYISDDGLEVKLSESTAGESIHSLLSILDVLTGHSAPYKTVFARAVEDSTVIRLPVKAFNVAFENRKDALVQMVQVIMTRMQRVTFLALHNCLGLSQELLNPVKNGNGGRLSIHKLCQSQDSLGSLLSQHSQESDESATDILKTDTDQTDAAVLQNERPIVKESLPKVKSDPVLQESKAKQLRFGEIVTVFDDNDNIFQRQASLPNTGSKKHILDEKASLDEFEDQLSYQYIHRDSTTSISSGETPGRWSSNRPQESWEERKSVTELNEPEILDLVVQDLMIVFGIEDEEILKEKVVLLQVPEGYELIQEGEQDVSLYFVVTGSLCIYQAILQHDPCADHNVTLFHAFPGMLTGQLAVLTGEPSFFSVRTDKNSVIALLKRKDFYNIMRKYPCMVLNTAHTVVQRVSRFTRQIDFALDWLMVEAGKAVYKQGTTSDCMYIILHGRLRSVHEIHPTGKKELVSEFGRGEMVGMMEALRGTSRAVSMHAVRDTELAKIPEGLLKHIRRHHPGVVSHLVSLVSEKLLGSMMTNRPTYRNHPGELLSHKQQMAEETKFAYGDVSNHLANLSTVAVLPVNRGVPVEKFTMELEHALSAICDQVLHLTSDNIKNRLGQSALDSAHEYRLSGWLAQQEDLHRIVLYQADDHMSLWTQRCIRQSDAILIVAYGDGEPNVGELEQELENYSIRALKVLVLLHRPEVSQPTRTVEWLNMRGWLTEHLHIKGSKRLFARTTKSKLPQYRERLRQREVDRFSDFSRLARFLTGTSVALVLGGGGARGISQLGIIKALLESGVPIDMVGGTSIGAFVGALWAGHRDMAIVRSQTATFSTGMGSFMPKLFDLTYPITSMFSGASFNRAIQAVFKETQIEDLWLPYYTITTDITSPKMRVHTDGSLWRYVRASMSLSGYLPPICDPKDGHLLMDGGYINNVPGDVARSRGACRVIAVDVGAAITSDFTDYGDHLSGWWVLWKKWTGRWTGHIKVPDMNEIQQRLSYISCHYLMDLVVNSNYCTYLRPPVNKYSTMDFAKWKDLLELGYKYGREVCTEEWGDEFWRELHQFGSPDQHRSSVDKVDGRKSLRNKTSLANMRANASFTDLSEILRKKSNAEEAYFLASGTEFSDLEFEIGYESSPECGSSKMYLERVESEPLSEPDEIVSDMDGAILSKFHDESDEEDLSSDDEIVSMRRFSSQNVLSTSFR, from the exons ATGACTGCAATGGATTACAAGTCTCTTCAATATGTTTCTTTTCTTCGAGAGAAGATTGAAGATTATATCATGGCAGCTGAGCTTAACAAT ATGAGCCTCTGGGTGATGGTTACCGCGACGATCGCTGTCATAGCGATAACAATActacattttttatatagaagAATAAAAATTCCAG ATATTCGTATTCCAGAATTGGAAGAAAATCGTCAGTTACGGTTTCGTAAAAGAGATAAAGTTCGATTTTTTGCCACAAAAGTTTTAAGAAAG GGTAAAGATGCAGCAAGTCGATTGCAACGACAAGCATCTGCAATTAAGGAAGGCGTATCAATACCTGAATACAGCAGGTCTGGCAGAAGACTGAGAAAAAGGGAAAGAATGCTTATTCTTGCTAAAAA ACAATCTCATATTCGGAATTCTTTGCCTACCTGTGATCAAATGAAATGGGGGAGATTCCACCCCCTAATATTTTCATCTTT AATGTTCCATGTGAAGCAAGATCCTCCAAAATTATTAAAGAAAGAACTCCCAACCTCCATGTTAGAACCTGATATATTGAATGAAGAACAAAAACCTGATTTGCCAGAAGAAGTTATGTATCTGCTACAGAGTGTTAA AGTTTTCGGACATTTTGAAAAAGGAATATTTCTTCAACTATGTCGTCACATGGAGATTTTAAAAGTAGaaaaagataaatatttatttcggATTGGCGATCCTGATGAATATATGTACGTGATACAAGATGGACAAATTAACTTATATATATCGGATGATGGACTTGAG gtGAAACTCAGTGAATCTACAGCAGGAGAAAGCATTCACAGTCTGTTGAGTATCCTTGATGTTTTAACCGGCCATTCTGCTCCTTATAAAACTGTATTTGCAAGAGCTGTAGAAGATTCCACTGTAATTAG GTTACCTGTCAAAGCTTTTAATGTTGCATTTGAAAACAGGAAAGATGCTTTGGTTCAGATGGTGCAG GTCATCATGACAAGAATGCAGAGAGTCACATTCCTTGCTCTTCATAACTGCCTCGGACTTTCTCAAGAGTTACTCAATCCT gtAAAAAATGGCAATGGAGGTCGACTCTCCATACATAAGTTATGTCAATCACAAGATTCTTTGGGTTCTCTGCTTAGTCAGCATTCACAGGAAAGTGATGAGTCAGCAACagatattttgaaaactgaTACAGATCAAACAGATGCAGCTGTATTACA aAATGAAAGACCAATTGTTAAAGAATCTCTACCAAAAGTTAAATCAGACCCAGTACTTCAG GAATCAAAAGCTAAGCAATTGAGATTTGGAGAAATTGTGACCGTATTCGATGACAACGATAATATTTTCCAGAG ACAAGCAAGTCTCCCAAACACAGGATCAAAGAAGCATATCTTAGATGAAAAAGCGAGTTTAGATGAG TTTGAAGATCAATTATCGTATCAATATATTCACCGGGATAGTACGACATCAATATCAAGTGGGGAAACACCTGGACGTTGGTCGAGTAACCGACCACAAGAAAGTTGGGAAGAAAGAAAATCG gtAACCGAGTTGAATGAACCTGAGATTCTGGATCTTGTTGTCCAAGATTTGATGATTGTGTTTGGAATTGAAGACgaagaaatattgaaagaaaAAGTTGTTTTGCTTCAG GTACCAGAAGGTTATGAACTCATCCAGGAAGGAGAACAGGATGTTTCCTTGTATTTTGTTGTCACTGGATCATTGTGTATTTATCAAGCAATACTGCAACATGACCCTTGTGCAGATCATAAT GTTACACTTTTCCATGCATTCCCTGGTATGTTGACGGGACAACTTGCTGTATTAACTGGCGAACCTTCTTTCTTTTCTGTACGAACTGATAAAAATTCTGTTATTGCTTTGCTGAAAAGAAAAGACTTTTATAA TATAATGCGAAAATATCCTTGTATGGTGCTCAATACTGCCCACACGGTGGTGCAAAGAGTCAGTCGCTTCACTCGACAAATAGATTTTGCTCTTGATTGGTTAATGGTGGAAGCCGGAAAAGCTGTTTATAA GCAAGGTACTACAAGTGATTGCATGTACATCATACTACACGGAAGGTTACGATCAGTTCATGAGATTCATCCAACCGGAAAGAAGGAATTGGTTTCTGAGTTTGGAAGAGGTGAAATGGTTGGAATG ATGGAAGCTCTGCGAGGCACAAGTCGAGCTGTATCTATGCATGCTGTGAGAGATACAGAGCTGGCTAAGATACCAGAAGGATTGCTGAAACATATCAGA CGTCACCATCCAGGAGTCGTCTCACATCTTGTATCTCTTGTGTCAGAAAAACTTCTTGGTTCGATGATGACAAACAGACCAACATATAGAAATCATCCCGGTGAATTGTTATCTCATAAACAACAAATGGCTGAAGAGA cAAAATTTGCTTATGGAGATGTCTCCAACCATCTGGCCAACTTATCAACTGTGGCAGTATTGCCAGTGAATCGTGGTGTTCCTGTAGAAAAATTCACTATGGAGTTGGAACATGCATTATCTGCGATATGTGACCAGGTTTTGCATCTAACAAGTGACAACATCAAGAACAGATTGGGACAGAGTGCTTTAGACAG TGCACACGAATACAGATTATCGGGATGGCTGGCTCAACAGGAAGATTTGCATAGAATTGTTTTATACCAAGCAGATGATCACATGTCATTATGGACACAACGATGCATAAGACAGTCTGATGCAATATTGATTGTAGCTTATGGCGATGGAGAACCAAATGTTGGAGAG ctCGAACAAGAACTTGAAAATTACTCAATTCGAGCCTTGAAGGTTTTGGTTCTGCTTCATCGACCAGAGGTTTCTCAACCAACTAGAACTGTGGAATGGTTGAACATGAGGGGATGGTTGACTGAACATCTACACATCAAGGGCTCGAAACGTTTGTTTGCGAGaacaacaaaatcaaaattg CCTCAATACAGAGAAAGATTACGACAACGTGAAGTCGACAGGTTTAGTGATTTTTCAAGGCTTGCCAGATTTTTGACCGGCACTTCTGTAGCCCTTGTGCTAGGTGGGGGAGGTGCTCGAGGAATCTCACAACTTGGAATCATTAAAGCTTTGCTTGAATCTG GTGTTCCCATAGACATGGTCGGAGGAACTTCAATTGGTGCTTTTGTTGGTGCATTATGGGCAGGACACAGAGATATGGCGATAGTCCGCTCTCAAACTGCAACTTTCTCCACTGGAATGGGATCCTTCATGCCGAAGCTATTCGACTTGACTTATCCCATCACATCTATGTTCAGCGGAGCTTCTTTTAATCGTGCAATACAGGCTGTCTTCAAAGAAACTCAAATCGAG GATCTATGGCTTCCATATTATACAATCACTACTGATATAACATCACCAAAGATGAGGGTACATACAGATG GTTCTTTATGGAGGTATGTACGAGCCAGCATGTCCCTTTCCGGTTATCTACCCCCAATATGCGACCCCAAAGATGGTCATTTGTTGATGGATGGAGGCTACATTAATAACGTTCCAG GTGATGTGGCACGATCTCGTGGCGCATGTCGTGTCATAGCTGTAGATGTTGGTGCCGCTATCACCTCTGATTTCACAGACTATGGAGATCATCTGTCTGGTTGGTGGGTTCTATGGAAAAAATGGACCGGGAGATGGACAGGACATATAAAG GTCCCAGACATGAATGAAATCCAACAGCGTCTCTCCTATATTTCATGTCATTATCTGATGGATCTTGTTGTAAACAGTAATTACTGCACCTACCTGAGGCCTCCTGTTAACAAATATAGCACCATGGATTTTGCAAA ATGGAAAGATCTTCTCGAACTTGGTTACAAATATGGAAGAGAAGTTTGCACAGAGGAATGGGGAGATGAATTCTGGAGAGAATTGCACCAGTTTGGGTCGCCAGATCAACATCGGTCTTCCGTTGATAAAGTAGATGGAAGAAAATCTTTGAGGAACAAAACTTCCCTAGCTAAT
- the LOC120327522 gene encoding patatin-like phospholipase domain-containing protein 7 isoform X1: MGCGTKYRHLYTRRLVVSQFTILNHFKDIFILEDICVGSLFLQSCHETTYYMSLWVMVTATIAVIAITILHFLYRRIKIPDIRIPELEENRQLRFRKRDKVRFFATKVLRKGKDAASRLQRQASAIKEGVSIPEYSRSGRRLRKRERMLILAKKQSHIRNSLPTCDQMKWGRFHPLIFSSLMFHVKQDPPKLLKKELPTSMLEPDILNEEQKPDLPEEVMYLLQSVKVFGHFEKGIFLQLCRHMEILKVEKDKYLFRIGDPDEYMYVIQDGQINLYISDDGLEVKLSESTAGESIHSLLSILDVLTGHSAPYKTVFARAVEDSTVIRLPVKAFNVAFENRKDALVQMVQVIMTRMQRVTFLALHNCLGLSQELLNPVKNGNGGRLSIHKLCQSQDSLGSLLSQHSQESDESATDILKTDTDQTDAAVLQNERPIVKESLPKVKSDPVLQESKAKQLRFGEIVTVFDDNDNIFQRQASLPNTGSKKHILDEKASLDEFEDQLSYQYIHRDSTTSISSGETPGRWSSNRPQESWEERKSVTELNEPEILDLVVQDLMIVFGIEDEEILKEKVVLLQVPEGYELIQEGEQDVSLYFVVTGSLCIYQAILQHDPCADHNVTLFHAFPGMLTGQLAVLTGEPSFFSVRTDKNSVIALLKRKDFYNIMRKYPCMVLNTAHTVVQRVSRFTRQIDFALDWLMVEAGKAVYKQGTTSDCMYIILHGRLRSVHEIHPTGKKELVSEFGRGEMVGMMEALRGTSRAVSMHAVRDTELAKIPEGLLKHIRRHHPGVVSHLVSLVSEKLLGSMMTNRPTYRNHPGELLSHKQQMAEETKFAYGDVSNHLANLSTVAVLPVNRGVPVEKFTMELEHALSAICDQVLHLTSDNIKNRLGQSALDSAHEYRLSGWLAQQEDLHRIVLYQADDHMSLWTQRCIRQSDAILIVAYGDGEPNVGELEQELENYSIRALKVLVLLHRPEVSQPTRTVEWLNMRGWLTEHLHIKGSKRLFARTTKSKLPQYRERLRQREVDRFSDFSRLARFLTGTSVALVLGGGGARGISQLGIIKALLESGVPIDMVGGTSIGAFVGALWAGHRDMAIVRSQTATFSTGMGSFMPKLFDLTYPITSMFSGASFNRAIQAVFKETQIEDLWLPYYTITTDITSPKMRVHTDGSLWRYVRASMSLSGYLPPICDPKDGHLLMDGGYINNVPGDVARSRGACRVIAVDVGAAITSDFTDYGDHLSGWWVLWKKWTGRWTGHIKVPDMNEIQQRLSYISCHYLMDLVVNSNYCTYLRPPVNKYSTMDFAKWKDLLELGYKYGREVCTEEWGDEFWRELHQFGSPDQHRSSVDKVDGRKSLRNKTSLANMRANASFTDLSEILRKKSNAEEAYFLASGTEFSDLEFEIGYESSPECGSSKMYLERVESEPLSEPDEIVSDMDGAILSKFHDESDEEDLSSDDEIVSMRRFSSQNVLSTSFR, encoded by the exons ATGGGTTGTGGAACAAAATATAGACACTTGTATACGAGGCGATTAGTGGTGTCACAATTTACAATATTGAAtcattttaaagatattttcatATTGGAAGACATTTGTGTGGGATCCTTGTTTCTACAGTCATGTCATGAGACTACATATTAT ATGAGCCTCTGGGTGATGGTTACCGCGACGATCGCTGTCATAGCGATAACAATActacattttttatatagaagAATAAAAATTCCAG ATATTCGTATTCCAGAATTGGAAGAAAATCGTCAGTTACGGTTTCGTAAAAGAGATAAAGTTCGATTTTTTGCCACAAAAGTTTTAAGAAAG GGTAAAGATGCAGCAAGTCGATTGCAACGACAAGCATCTGCAATTAAGGAAGGCGTATCAATACCTGAATACAGCAGGTCTGGCAGAAGACTGAGAAAAAGGGAAAGAATGCTTATTCTTGCTAAAAA ACAATCTCATATTCGGAATTCTTTGCCTACCTGTGATCAAATGAAATGGGGGAGATTCCACCCCCTAATATTTTCATCTTT AATGTTCCATGTGAAGCAAGATCCTCCAAAATTATTAAAGAAAGAACTCCCAACCTCCATGTTAGAACCTGATATATTGAATGAAGAACAAAAACCTGATTTGCCAGAAGAAGTTATGTATCTGCTACAGAGTGTTAA AGTTTTCGGACATTTTGAAAAAGGAATATTTCTTCAACTATGTCGTCACATGGAGATTTTAAAAGTAGaaaaagataaatatttatttcggATTGGCGATCCTGATGAATATATGTACGTGATACAAGATGGACAAATTAACTTATATATATCGGATGATGGACTTGAG gtGAAACTCAGTGAATCTACAGCAGGAGAAAGCATTCACAGTCTGTTGAGTATCCTTGATGTTTTAACCGGCCATTCTGCTCCTTATAAAACTGTATTTGCAAGAGCTGTAGAAGATTCCACTGTAATTAG GTTACCTGTCAAAGCTTTTAATGTTGCATTTGAAAACAGGAAAGATGCTTTGGTTCAGATGGTGCAG GTCATCATGACAAGAATGCAGAGAGTCACATTCCTTGCTCTTCATAACTGCCTCGGACTTTCTCAAGAGTTACTCAATCCT gtAAAAAATGGCAATGGAGGTCGACTCTCCATACATAAGTTATGTCAATCACAAGATTCTTTGGGTTCTCTGCTTAGTCAGCATTCACAGGAAAGTGATGAGTCAGCAACagatattttgaaaactgaTACAGATCAAACAGATGCAGCTGTATTACA aAATGAAAGACCAATTGTTAAAGAATCTCTACCAAAAGTTAAATCAGACCCAGTACTTCAG GAATCAAAAGCTAAGCAATTGAGATTTGGAGAAATTGTGACCGTATTCGATGACAACGATAATATTTTCCAGAG ACAAGCAAGTCTCCCAAACACAGGATCAAAGAAGCATATCTTAGATGAAAAAGCGAGTTTAGATGAG TTTGAAGATCAATTATCGTATCAATATATTCACCGGGATAGTACGACATCAATATCAAGTGGGGAAACACCTGGACGTTGGTCGAGTAACCGACCACAAGAAAGTTGGGAAGAAAGAAAATCG gtAACCGAGTTGAATGAACCTGAGATTCTGGATCTTGTTGTCCAAGATTTGATGATTGTGTTTGGAATTGAAGACgaagaaatattgaaagaaaAAGTTGTTTTGCTTCAG GTACCAGAAGGTTATGAACTCATCCAGGAAGGAGAACAGGATGTTTCCTTGTATTTTGTTGTCACTGGATCATTGTGTATTTATCAAGCAATACTGCAACATGACCCTTGTGCAGATCATAAT GTTACACTTTTCCATGCATTCCCTGGTATGTTGACGGGACAACTTGCTGTATTAACTGGCGAACCTTCTTTCTTTTCTGTACGAACTGATAAAAATTCTGTTATTGCTTTGCTGAAAAGAAAAGACTTTTATAA TATAATGCGAAAATATCCTTGTATGGTGCTCAATACTGCCCACACGGTGGTGCAAAGAGTCAGTCGCTTCACTCGACAAATAGATTTTGCTCTTGATTGGTTAATGGTGGAAGCCGGAAAAGCTGTTTATAA GCAAGGTACTACAAGTGATTGCATGTACATCATACTACACGGAAGGTTACGATCAGTTCATGAGATTCATCCAACCGGAAAGAAGGAATTGGTTTCTGAGTTTGGAAGAGGTGAAATGGTTGGAATG ATGGAAGCTCTGCGAGGCACAAGTCGAGCTGTATCTATGCATGCTGTGAGAGATACAGAGCTGGCTAAGATACCAGAAGGATTGCTGAAACATATCAGA CGTCACCATCCAGGAGTCGTCTCACATCTTGTATCTCTTGTGTCAGAAAAACTTCTTGGTTCGATGATGACAAACAGACCAACATATAGAAATCATCCCGGTGAATTGTTATCTCATAAACAACAAATGGCTGAAGAGA cAAAATTTGCTTATGGAGATGTCTCCAACCATCTGGCCAACTTATCAACTGTGGCAGTATTGCCAGTGAATCGTGGTGTTCCTGTAGAAAAATTCACTATGGAGTTGGAACATGCATTATCTGCGATATGTGACCAGGTTTTGCATCTAACAAGTGACAACATCAAGAACAGATTGGGACAGAGTGCTTTAGACAG TGCACACGAATACAGATTATCGGGATGGCTGGCTCAACAGGAAGATTTGCATAGAATTGTTTTATACCAAGCAGATGATCACATGTCATTATGGACACAACGATGCATAAGACAGTCTGATGCAATATTGATTGTAGCTTATGGCGATGGAGAACCAAATGTTGGAGAG ctCGAACAAGAACTTGAAAATTACTCAATTCGAGCCTTGAAGGTTTTGGTTCTGCTTCATCGACCAGAGGTTTCTCAACCAACTAGAACTGTGGAATGGTTGAACATGAGGGGATGGTTGACTGAACATCTACACATCAAGGGCTCGAAACGTTTGTTTGCGAGaacaacaaaatcaaaattg CCTCAATACAGAGAAAGATTACGACAACGTGAAGTCGACAGGTTTAGTGATTTTTCAAGGCTTGCCAGATTTTTGACCGGCACTTCTGTAGCCCTTGTGCTAGGTGGGGGAGGTGCTCGAGGAATCTCACAACTTGGAATCATTAAAGCTTTGCTTGAATCTG GTGTTCCCATAGACATGGTCGGAGGAACTTCAATTGGTGCTTTTGTTGGTGCATTATGGGCAGGACACAGAGATATGGCGATAGTCCGCTCTCAAACTGCAACTTTCTCCACTGGAATGGGATCCTTCATGCCGAAGCTATTCGACTTGACTTATCCCATCACATCTATGTTCAGCGGAGCTTCTTTTAATCGTGCAATACAGGCTGTCTTCAAAGAAACTCAAATCGAG GATCTATGGCTTCCATATTATACAATCACTACTGATATAACATCACCAAAGATGAGGGTACATACAGATG GTTCTTTATGGAGGTATGTACGAGCCAGCATGTCCCTTTCCGGTTATCTACCCCCAATATGCGACCCCAAAGATGGTCATTTGTTGATGGATGGAGGCTACATTAATAACGTTCCAG GTGATGTGGCACGATCTCGTGGCGCATGTCGTGTCATAGCTGTAGATGTTGGTGCCGCTATCACCTCTGATTTCACAGACTATGGAGATCATCTGTCTGGTTGGTGGGTTCTATGGAAAAAATGGACCGGGAGATGGACAGGACATATAAAG GTCCCAGACATGAATGAAATCCAACAGCGTCTCTCCTATATTTCATGTCATTATCTGATGGATCTTGTTGTAAACAGTAATTACTGCACCTACCTGAGGCCTCCTGTTAACAAATATAGCACCATGGATTTTGCAAA ATGGAAAGATCTTCTCGAACTTGGTTACAAATATGGAAGAGAAGTTTGCACAGAGGAATGGGGAGATGAATTCTGGAGAGAATTGCACCAGTTTGGGTCGCCAGATCAACATCGGTCTTCCGTTGATAAAGTAGATGGAAGAAAATCTTTGAGGAACAAAACTTCCCTAGCTAAT